From a single Geothermobacter ehrlichii genomic region:
- a CDS encoding MFS transporter, producing MMFYLRLFLPFGFGYFLSYLYRTVNAVIAPDLARDLVLLPASLGFLTSAYFLTFALSQLPLGILLDRFGPRRVESLLLLVAALGALVFARAQSLEWLVVGRGLIGIGVSACLMAAFKAFVLWFPAERLPLANGVQMVSGGLGALAATVPVEMALGMTDWRGVFLLLAGLTLLAAVILWLVIPEVKRPARSDTLAGQLRGLGQVFTSAAFWRLTPWTVAGQAAYLSLYGLWSGPWLRDVGLFDRAGVARVLLLVAVMMVLGYFTFGVLAERLARRGIGPQTTAAAGMSGFALVQFGLLFAGPASAVWLWLLFGFFGTTCILPYAVLGQSFPPSLSGRATTALNLLVFVGAFAAQWAVGWMVGLWPVTATGGYRPAGYRLGFGVLLGLQLLAALWFLAAGRRRG from the coding sequence ATGATGTTCTACCTGCGACTCTTTCTGCCTTTCGGTTTCGGCTACTTTCTTTCCTATCTCTACCGGACGGTCAATGCCGTCATCGCCCCCGACCTGGCGCGCGACCTGGTGCTTTTGCCGGCGAGTCTCGGCTTTCTCACCTCGGCCTACTTTCTCACCTTCGCCCTGTCTCAGCTGCCGCTGGGGATTCTGCTCGACCGCTTCGGGCCGCGCCGGGTGGAAAGCCTGCTGCTGCTGGTCGCCGCCCTGGGTGCCCTGGTTTTCGCCCGCGCCCAGAGCCTGGAATGGCTGGTGGTTGGCCGCGGCCTGATCGGCATCGGCGTTTCGGCCTGCCTGATGGCCGCGTTCAAGGCTTTTGTCCTCTGGTTTCCCGCCGAGAGGCTGCCGCTGGCCAACGGGGTGCAGATGGTTTCCGGCGGTCTGGGGGCCTTGGCGGCGACGGTGCCGGTGGAGATGGCGCTGGGGATGACCGACTGGCGGGGGGTCTTTCTGCTGCTGGCCGGCCTGACCCTGCTGGCGGCGGTCATCCTCTGGCTGGTGATTCCCGAGGTGAAGCGGCCGGCCCGCTCCGACACTCTGGCCGGCCAGCTGCGGGGACTGGGACAGGTGTTTACCAGTGCCGCCTTCTGGCGGCTGACCCCCTGGACGGTCGCCGGCCAGGCGGCCTATCTCTCCCTCTACGGTCTCTGGTCCGGTCCCTGGCTGCGTGATGTCGGTCTGTTCGACCGGGCGGGTGTCGCCCGCGTTCTGCTGCTGGTGGCGGTGATGATGGTGCTCGGCTACTTCACGTTCGGCGTGCTTGCCGAGCGGCTGGCGCGGCGGGGAATCGGACCGCAGACGACAGCGGCTGCCGGGATGTCCGGCTTCGCCCTGGTGCAGTTCGGCCTGCTGTTCGCCGGTCCGGCGAGCGCCGTCTGGCTCTGGCTGCTGTTCGGCTTTTTCGGCACGACCTGCATCCTGCCCTACGCCGTTCTGGGGCAGAGCTTTCCGCCGTCTCTTTCCGGCCGGGCGACCACCGCCCTCAACCTGCTGGTCTTCGTCGGCGCCTTCGCCGCCCAGTGGGCGGTTGGCTGGATGGTCGGACTGTGGCCGGTGACGGCGACCGGCGGCTATCGGCCGGCCGGATACCGGCTGGGGTTCGGGGTGCTGCTCGGCCTGCAGCTGCTGGCCGCCCTCTGGTTTCTGGCGGCCGGCCGCCGACGGGGCTGA
- a CDS encoding Lrp/AsnC family transcriptional regulator, translating into MDIKRTIDDIDFQILNILQKKARIPNAEVARQVGMAPSAVLERIRKLEERGIIEGYEVRLNPEPFGQGLAAFVQVEIDPATANGDLETRLAELPGVQELHQVAGGDGYLLKIRAANARQLGQVLRDRLLTIPGVRSSRTQIVLNTVKETRRIDLG; encoded by the coding sequence ATGGATATCAAGCGAACAATCGACGACATCGACTTTCAGATTCTAAACATTCTTCAAAAAAAGGCCCGGATTCCGAACGCCGAGGTCGCCCGACAGGTCGGCATGGCCCCTTCGGCGGTGCTGGAGCGCATCCGCAAGCTGGAAGAACGGGGCATCATCGAAGGCTACGAGGTGCGCCTCAACCCGGAGCCCTTCGGGCAGGGACTGGCCGCCTTCGTCCAGGTCGAGATCGACCCGGCGACGGCCAACGGCGACCTGGAAACCCGACTGGCCGAATTGCCCGGCGTCCAGGAGCTGCACCAGGTCGCCGGCGGCGACGGCTACCTGCTGAAGATCCGGGCGGCCAACGCCCGCCAGCTGGGACAGGTGCTGCGTGACCGGCTGCTGACCATCCCCGGCGTCAGGAGTAGCCGCACCCAGATCGTGCTGAACACGGTGAAGGAAACCCGGCGCATCGACCTGGGATGA
- the lysA gene encoding diaminopimelate decarboxylase has product MPMSDAFKQRLFPELERIAEHFGTPFHIYDEAGILDTGARLKEAFAGIEGFQEYYAVKALPNLKILELMKRMGFGFDCSSIPELVMARRVGAGPMEIMFTSNNTAPHEFTAAAADGGCILNLDDISLIAKVPEPFPELICFRYNPGPRRTGNVIIGNPVEAKYGVTHNQVVDAYRQARERGAKRFGLHTMVASNELDYTYMVETARMILEVAELVMNELGIRFEFVNIGGGFGIPYRPDDSPLDLARMSREITALFDDFRARHGQAPRMVMESGRWMTGPHGVLVTRAINHKDTYRRYIGVDACMSSLMRPAIYGAYHHIDVPGAEGRPTEVVDVVGSLCENNDKFAVQRELPRIEEGDLLVIHDTGAHGHAMGFQYNGRLRPQELLLRADGRVELIRRAETLDDYLATQTFEPRTLAL; this is encoded by the coding sequence ATGCCCATGTCAGACGCTTTCAAGCAGCGGCTCTTTCCCGAGCTGGAGCGGATCGCCGAGCACTTCGGCACGCCGTTCCACATCTATGACGAGGCCGGCATCCTCGATACCGGCGCCCGGCTGAAAGAGGCCTTCGCCGGCATCGAGGGCTTTCAGGAATACTACGCCGTCAAGGCGCTGCCCAACCTGAAGATCCTGGAACTGATGAAGCGGATGGGCTTCGGCTTCGACTGCAGCTCCATTCCCGAGCTGGTCATGGCCCGACGGGTCGGCGCCGGACCGATGGAGATCATGTTCACCTCCAACAACACCGCGCCGCACGAGTTCACCGCCGCGGCGGCGGACGGCGGCTGCATTCTCAACCTCGACGACATCTCCCTGATCGCCAAGGTGCCCGAGCCCTTTCCGGAGCTGATCTGCTTCCGCTACAATCCGGGCCCCCGCCGCACCGGCAACGTGATCATCGGCAACCCGGTCGAGGCCAAGTACGGCGTCACCCACAACCAGGTGGTCGACGCCTACCGGCAGGCCCGCGAGCGGGGCGCGAAGCGCTTCGGCCTGCACACAATGGTCGCCTCCAACGAGCTCGACTACACCTACATGGTCGAAACGGCCCGCATGATTCTCGAGGTGGCCGAACTGGTGATGAACGAGCTCGGCATCCGCTTCGAGTTCGTCAACATCGGCGGCGGCTTCGGCATCCCCTACCGCCCCGACGACAGCCCCCTCGACCTGGCGCGGATGAGCCGGGAGATCACCGCCCTGTTCGACGACTTCCGGGCCCGGCACGGCCAGGCGCCACGAATGGTCATGGAGTCGGGCCGCTGGATGACCGGTCCGCACGGGGTGCTGGTGACCCGGGCCATCAACCACAAGGACACCTACCGCCGCTATATCGGCGTCGACGCCTGCATGTCGAGTCTGATGCGGCCGGCCATCTACGGCGCCTATCATCACATCGACGTTCCCGGCGCCGAAGGCCGGCCGACCGAGGTGGTCGACGTGGTCGGCTCGCTGTGCGAGAACAACGACAAGTTCGCCGTCCAGCGGGAACTGCCACGCATCGAGGAGGGCGACCTGCTGGTGATCCACGACACCGGCGCCCACGGCCACGCCATGGGTTTCCAGTACAACGGCCGCCTGCGGCCGCAGGAGCTGCTGCTGCGCGCCGACGGCCGGGTCGAGCTGATTCGGCGGGCGGAAACCCTCGACGACTATCTCGCCACCCAGACCTTCGAGCCCAGAACCCTGGCTCTCTGA
- a CDS encoding NfeD family protein: MKRLAGCRRQTFVKYALLQIPGTLLLVLVLLVIDRFTPLPSSWFWGILLLWLAKEAVLFPLTWRSYQSETAGAEPPVGRTAEVIVPLDPEGTVRVGGELWQARCRDGGRIGTGEQVRILAREGMMLQVERKEDSSR, encoded by the coding sequence ATGAAGCGACTGGCCGGCTGCCGCCGTCAGACCTTTGTCAAATACGCGCTGCTGCAGATCCCCGGCACCCTGCTGCTGGTGCTGGTCCTGCTGGTCATCGACCGCTTCACACCATTGCCGTCATCCTGGTTCTGGGGCATCCTGCTGCTCTGGCTGGCCAAGGAAGCTGTTCTCTTCCCCCTGACCTGGCGATCCTATCAATCGGAAACAGCCGGGGCGGAACCGCCTGTCGGCCGCACCGCCGAAGTCATCGTTCCCCTGGATCCGGAAGGCACGGTCAGGGTCGGAGGCGAGCTGTGGCAGGCCCGCTGCCGCGATGGCGGACGGATCGGTACCGGAGAGCAGGTGCGGATTCTGGCGCGGGAAGGGATGATGCTGCAGGTGGAACGGAAGGAAGACTCAAGCCGCTGA
- a CDS encoding RrF2 family transcriptional regulator, with protein sequence MKLSTKSRYGLRAIFDMAYHSGNFPAQIKDISRRQNISPRYLEQIFQDLKRAGLLKSRRGPQGGYTLARDPADITVKDVIEAAEGEVFLVACTAREKSCAANCEFDQNCVTQKIWEEANKRLNTYFSSVSLKDMCDMAREMGIEKELDHRYMYFI encoded by the coding sequence ATGAAACTTTCCACCAAGAGCCGCTACGGCTTGCGGGCGATCTTCGACATGGCCTACCACTCGGGCAACTTTCCCGCCCAGATCAAGGACATCTCACGGCGGCAGAACATATCCCCCCGCTACCTGGAGCAGATCTTCCAGGACCTGAAACGGGCGGGACTGCTCAAGAGCCGCCGCGGCCCCCAGGGGGGCTACACCCTGGCCCGCGACCCGGCCGACATCACCGTCAAGGATGTCATCGAGGCCGCCGAAGGCGAGGTTTTTCTCGTCGCCTGCACCGCCCGGGAGAAGAGTTGTGCCGCCAACTGTGAATTCGACCAAAACTGCGTCACGCAGAAAATCTGGGAAGAGGCCAACAAGAGGCTGAACACGTATTTTTCCTCGGTTTCGCTGAAGGACATGTGCGACATGGCGCGCGAGATGGGCATCGAAAAGGAACTCGACCATCGCTACATGTATTTCATCTGA
- the cysK gene encoding cysteine synthase A, producing MATRTLLEQIGNTPLIRIDGLVDDSHAAIWGKLEAANPGGSVKDRIALAMIRKAEEDGCLRPGATIVEPTSGNTGIGLSLVAAARGYRVILTMPDSMSLERRRLLGAFGAELVLTPGELGMRGAIDRAEEIAREHKAFMPQQFSNPANPEVHRQTTGPEIIRALEGHIDALVTGVGTGGTITGVGRALKEHGLDPLIVAVEPADSPVLSGGLPGPHKIQGIGAGFVPEVLDTGIYSEVITVDGAEAIAMTRRLARRCGLFVGISSGANLVAAAAVARRLGPGNNVVTFLCDTGERYLSTGIYD from the coding sequence ATGGCAACCCGAACCCTGCTCGAACAGATCGGCAATACCCCCCTGATTCGCATCGACGGTCTGGTGGACGACAGCCACGCCGCCATCTGGGGCAAACTCGAGGCCGCCAACCCCGGCGGCAGTGTCAAGGACCGCATCGCCCTGGCCATGATCCGCAAGGCCGAGGAAGACGGTTGTCTGCGCCCCGGCGCCACCATCGTCGAACCGACCAGCGGCAACACCGGCATCGGCCTGTCGCTGGTGGCAGCCGCCCGGGGCTACCGCGTGATCCTGACCATGCCCGACTCCATGAGCCTGGAACGGCGGCGCCTGCTGGGCGCCTTCGGCGCCGAGCTGGTGCTGACACCCGGCGAACTGGGCATGCGCGGCGCCATCGACCGGGCCGAGGAGATCGCACGGGAACACAAGGCCTTCATGCCGCAGCAGTTCAGCAACCCGGCCAACCCGGAAGTCCATCGCCAGACGACCGGGCCCGAAATCATCCGGGCACTGGAGGGTCATATCGACGCCCTGGTGACCGGCGTCGGCACCGGCGGCACCATCACCGGCGTCGGCCGGGCGCTGAAGGAACACGGACTCGATCCCCTGATCGTCGCCGTCGAGCCGGCCGATTCGCCGGTCCTTTCCGGCGGCCTGCCGGGGCCGCACAAGATCCAGGGCATCGGCGCCGGCTTCGTGCCCGAGGTTCTCGACACCGGCATCTACAGCGAAGTGATCACCGTCGACGGTGCCGAGGCGATCGCCATGACCCGGCGGCTTGCCCGCCGGTGCGGCCTGTTTGTCGGCATCTCCTCCGGCGCCAACCTGGTCGCCGCCGCAGCCGTCGCCCGCCGGCTCGGCCCAGGCAACAACGTGGTCACCTTTCTCTGCGACACCGGCGAACGCTATCTTTCCACCGGCATCTACGACTGA
- the larE gene encoding ATP-dependent sacrificial sulfur transferase LarE, whose protein sequence is MNDTTLNSKFDRLKSILEELGSVVIAFSGGVDSTFLLKVAIDTLGTDRVLALTATSPTYPQFEFEQACRLAADFGARQLVVESNELEIPGFAQNHRRRCYHCKHELFSICRDKARQLGYRAVLDGSNRDDLNDHRPGRDAAAELEVRSPLLEAGLGKEDIRTLSRRLGLPTADKQAFACLSSRFPYGTEITAERLRQVDRCETFLREKGFRNYRVRYHDSVARIEVAADEIGHFFDEALRQAVTAEFRAAGFTYVALDLQGYRTGSMNEV, encoded by the coding sequence GTGAACGACACAACTCTCAACAGCAAATTCGACCGGCTGAAGTCGATTCTCGAAGAACTCGGATCGGTGGTCATCGCCTTTTCCGGCGGCGTCGATTCGACCTTTCTGCTCAAGGTCGCCATCGACACCCTCGGAACCGACAGGGTGCTGGCGCTGACCGCCACCTCGCCCACCTATCCGCAGTTCGAATTCGAACAGGCCTGCCGGCTGGCCGCCGATTTCGGCGCCCGCCAGCTGGTGGTCGAAAGCAACGAACTGGAGATTCCCGGCTTCGCGCAGAATCACCGCCGGCGCTGCTACCACTGCAAGCACGAGCTCTTTTCCATCTGCCGCGACAAGGCGCGGCAGCTCGGCTACAGGGCCGTCCTCGACGGCTCCAACCGGGACGACCTGAACGACCACCGCCCCGGGCGGGACGCCGCCGCCGAACTTGAGGTGCGCTCGCCGCTGCTCGAAGCCGGCCTCGGCAAGGAGGATATCCGTACCCTGAGCCGCCGGCTGGGATTGCCGACCGCCGACAAGCAGGCCTTCGCCTGTCTTTCGTCCCGCTTTCCCTACGGCACCGAAATCACCGCCGAACGGCTGCGGCAGGTCGACCGCTGTGAAACCTTTCTGCGTGAAAAGGGCTTTCGCAACTACCGGGTGCGCTACCACGACAGCGTCGCCCGCATCGAGGTGGCTGCGGATGAAATCGGCCACTTCTTCGACGAGGCCCTGCGCCAGGCGGTGACCGCTGAATTCAGGGCCGCCGGATTCACCTATGTCGCCCTCGACCTGCAAGGATACCGCACCGGCAGCATGAACGAGGTCTGA
- a CDS encoding thermonuclease family protein, giving the protein MRSLLHLWLALLLLATPAAAATYGKVTWIYDGDTLKVAGVGKVRLLGIDAPEHEDSDRDRFYRRWGIAPARLRRIATENLRFQIRTVKGKIVTLRFDREMRDRYGRTLAYVFLPDGRMLNRVLLQKGYASVFRRFEFARKQEFLRLEQNARQRGVGLWARP; this is encoded by the coding sequence ATGAGATCCCTGCTCCACCTGTGGCTGGCGCTTCTGCTGCTGGCCACGCCGGCTGCGGCCGCAACATACGGCAAGGTGACCTGGATCTACGACGGCGACACCCTGAAGGTGGCCGGCGTCGGCAAGGTCCGCCTGCTCGGCATCGACGCCCCCGAACACGAGGATTCAGACCGTGACCGCTTCTACCGTCGCTGGGGAATCGCCCCGGCAAGGCTGCGCCGGATCGCGACCGAGAATCTGCGCTTCCAGATCCGGACCGTGAAGGGAAAAATCGTTACCCTGCGTTTCGACCGCGAAATGCGGGACAGGTACGGCCGCACCCTCGCCTATGTCTTTCTGCCCGACGGCCGCATGCTGAACCGGGTACTGCTGCAAAAGGGCTACGCCAGCGTCTTTCGCCGCTTTGAGTTCGCCCGCAAGCAGGAGTTCCTGCGGCTGGAACAGAACGCAAGACAAAGGGGCGTCGGCCTCTGGGCCCGCCCCTGA
- a CDS encoding SDR family NAD(P)-dependent oxidoreductase, with the protein MRTIFITGASAGFGAACARRFAAAGDRLVLAARRLEKLERLREELGDVPVHLVMLDVRDNAAVRAAIEGLPAEFAGVDILVNNAGLALGLEPAWQVDLEDWERMIDTNIKGLVYCTHALLGGMVARRRGHVINIGSIAGSWPYAGGNVYGATKAFVLQFTRNLRTDLHGTGVRATCIAPGMAETEFSQVRFKGDEARAAAVYRGARALSAEDIAECVFWCASLPEHVNINQLEVMPTDQSWGATMVHREE; encoded by the coding sequence ATGCGAACCATCTTCATCACCGGCGCCTCGGCCGGTTTCGGCGCCGCCTGCGCCCGGCGTTTTGCGGCGGCCGGCGATCGCCTGGTTCTGGCGGCCAGGCGCCTGGAGAAGCTCGAGCGGCTGCGCGAAGAGCTGGGCGATGTGCCGGTGCACCTGGTTATGCTGGACGTGCGTGACAACGCGGCGGTCCGGGCGGCGATCGAAGGTCTGCCGGCCGAATTCGCCGGGGTCGACATCCTGGTCAACAACGCCGGCCTCGCCCTCGGGCTGGAGCCGGCCTGGCAGGTCGACCTGGAGGACTGGGAGCGGATGATCGACACCAACATCAAGGGGCTGGTCTACTGCACCCACGCCCTGCTGGGCGGCATGGTCGCGCGTCGCCGCGGGCATGTCATCAACATCGGCTCCATCGCCGGTTCCTGGCCCTACGCCGGCGGCAACGTCTACGGGGCGACCAAGGCCTTCGTCCTGCAGTTCACCCGCAATCTGCGCACCGACCTGCACGGCACCGGCGTGCGCGCCACCTGTATTGCGCCGGGGATGGCGGAGACCGAGTTTTCGCAGGTGCGCTTCAAGGGGGACGAGGCGCGGGCGGCGGCCGTCTACCGGGGCGCGCGGGCTTTGAGCGCCGAGGATATCGCCGAATGTGTCTTCTGGTGCGCCTCGCTTCCGGAGCATGTCAACATCAACCAGCTCGAGGTGATGCCGACCGACCAGAGCTGGGGCGCGACGATGGTGCACCGGGAGGAGTGA
- the acnA gene encoding aconitate hydratase AcnA: MSRQTFNACRTLTVGGEDYRYYALAVVAEAGLASIDRLPFTLKILLENLLRFEDGETVTRADIEALVAWQRQRRSDHEIAYRPARVLMQDFTGVPAVVDLAAMRDAVRRAGGDPKRINPRIPVDLVIDHSVMVDKYAIPEAFAYNVEREMERNHERYAFLRWGQLAFDNFRVVPPGTGICHQVNLEYLARTVWSEQDGNSRLAYPDTLVGTDSHTTMINGLAVLGWGVGGIEAEAAMLGQPISMLIPEVVGFRFTGALGEGVTATDLVLTVTELLRDFGVVGKFVEFFGEGLSRLSLADRATIANMAPEYGATCGFFPVDQVTLDYLKLTGRPEATVALVEAYARAQGMWRDDDVPDPLYTDVLELDLSTVRPSLAGPRRPQDRVWLGDLKTATDDAIPGDAREKTVTVAGSDYELKQGDVVIAAITSCTNTSNPAVMMGAGLLAKKAVEKGLRQKPWVKTSLAPGSKVVTDYLEKAGLQRYLDQLGFNVVGYGCTTCIGNSGPLADPVADAIAEGDLTVCSVLSGNRNFEGRVHAQTRANWLASPPLVVAFALAGTTRIDLTREPLGEDADGNPVYLKDIWPSDAEIAELVSLVSADMFREKYADVFTGEPSWRQLPVPEGETYDWAPDSTYVREPSFFEIRQDSPQGLPGFAGARMLAMLGDSITTDHISPAGAILASSPAGVYLREHGVEPAEFNSYGSRRGNHEVMVRGTFANIRLRNELAPGVEGGYTRGLDGKVTTIFEAAMAYRKAGIPLIIIAGREYGTGSSRDWAAKGTLLLGVKAVIAESYERIHRSNLIGMGILPLQFPPGVDRKTLQLDGSETFDLAACPGPVESGQTIPLRINRTDGGSDEVEVICRLDTHNEIRYYQAGGILNYVLRRIVKE; the protein is encoded by the coding sequence ATGAGCCGACAGACCTTCAATGCCTGCCGCACCCTTACGGTCGGCGGCGAGGATTACCGATACTACGCCCTGGCGGTGGTCGCCGAGGCCGGTCTTGCCAGCATCGACCGCCTCCCCTTCACTCTCAAGATCCTGCTGGAGAACCTGCTGCGCTTCGAGGATGGCGAAACGGTCACCCGTGCCGACATCGAGGCCCTGGTCGCCTGGCAGCGGCAGCGGCGCAGCGATCACGAAATCGCCTATCGGCCGGCGCGGGTGCTGATGCAGGACTTCACCGGGGTGCCGGCGGTGGTCGACCTGGCCGCCATGCGCGACGCGGTCAGGCGCGCCGGCGGCGATCCGAAGCGGATCAATCCGCGCATCCCCGTCGACCTGGTCATCGACCACTCGGTGATGGTCGACAAGTACGCCATACCCGAGGCCTTCGCCTACAACGTCGAGCGGGAGATGGAGCGCAACCACGAGCGTTACGCGTTTTTGCGCTGGGGACAGCTCGCCTTCGACAACTTCCGGGTGGTGCCGCCCGGCACCGGCATCTGCCACCAGGTCAACCTCGAGTATCTGGCCCGCACCGTCTGGAGCGAGCAGGACGGGAACAGCCGCCTGGCCTATCCCGACACCCTGGTCGGCACCGATTCGCACACCACCATGATCAACGGCCTGGCCGTTCTCGGTTGGGGCGTCGGCGGCATCGAGGCCGAGGCCGCCATGCTCGGCCAGCCGATCTCGATGCTGATTCCGGAAGTGGTCGGTTTCCGTTTCACCGGCGCTCTCGGGGAGGGCGTCACCGCCACCGACCTGGTGCTGACCGTCACCGAGCTGCTGCGAGATTTCGGTGTGGTCGGCAAGTTCGTCGAATTCTTCGGCGAGGGTCTGTCGCGCCTGTCGCTGGCCGACAGGGCCACCATCGCCAACATGGCGCCCGAGTATGGTGCCACCTGCGGCTTCTTCCCGGTTGACCAGGTGACCCTCGACTACCTGAAACTGACCGGCCGCCCGGAGGCGACAGTCGCTCTGGTCGAGGCCTACGCCAGGGCGCAGGGGATGTGGCGCGACGACGACGTGCCGGACCCGCTGTACACCGATGTGCTCGAACTCGACCTTTCCACCGTCCGGCCGAGTCTCGCCGGCCCCAGGCGGCCCCAGGACCGGGTCTGGCTCGGCGACCTGAAGACGGCGACGGACGATGCCATTCCCGGGGATGCGCGGGAAAAGACGGTGACGGTGGCCGGCAGCGATTACGAGCTGAAGCAGGGAGACGTGGTGATCGCCGCCATCACCTCCTGCACCAACACCTCCAATCCGGCGGTGATGATGGGGGCGGGACTGCTGGCGAAAAAGGCGGTGGAAAAGGGCCTGCGGCAAAAGCCCTGGGTGAAGACCTCGCTGGCGCCCGGTTCCAAAGTGGTGACCGACTATCTGGAGAAGGCCGGCCTGCAGCGCTATCTCGACCAGCTCGGCTTCAACGTCGTCGGCTACGGCTGCACCACCTGCATCGGCAATTCCGGACCGCTGGCCGACCCTGTCGCCGACGCCATCGCCGAAGGCGACCTGACCGTCTGTTCGGTGCTCTCCGGCAACCGCAACTTTGAAGGGCGGGTCCATGCCCAGACCCGCGCCAACTGGCTCGCCTCGCCGCCTCTGGTGGTCGCCTTCGCACTGGCCGGGACCACCCGCATCGACCTGACCCGCGAGCCTCTGGGCGAGGATGCCGATGGCAACCCGGTCTACCTGAAGGACATCTGGCCGAGCGATGCCGAGATCGCCGAGCTGGTCAGCCTGGTCTCCGCCGACATGTTCCGCGAGAAATATGCCGATGTCTTCACCGGCGAGCCGAGCTGGCGCCAGCTGCCAGTGCCGGAAGGGGAAACCTACGACTGGGCGCCCGATTCCACCTATGTCCGCGAGCCCTCTTTCTTCGAAATCCGGCAGGATTCGCCGCAGGGCCTGCCCGGCTTCGCCGGCGCGCGCATGCTCGCCATGCTGGGCGATTCGATCACCACCGACCACATCTCGCCCGCCGGGGCGATCCTCGCTTCCTCGCCGGCCGGCGTCTACCTGCGCGAGCACGGAGTGGAGCCGGCGGAATTCAACTCCTACGGCTCGCGGCGCGGCAATCACGAGGTGATGGTGCGTGGCACCTTCGCCAACATCCGGCTGCGCAACGAACTGGCTCCGGGGGTTGAAGGGGGCTACACCCGCGGACTCGACGGCAAGGTGACCACCATCTTCGAGGCGGCCATGGCCTACCGGAAGGCCGGCATCCCCCTCATCATCATCGCCGGCCGCGAGTACGGCACCGGGTCGAGCCGCGACTGGGCGGCCAAGGGGACCCTGCTGCTCGGCGTGAAGGCGGTCATCGCCGAAAGCTACGAACGCATTCACCGCTCCAATCTGATCGGCATGGGGATCCTGCCCCTGCAGTTTCCACCGGGCGTCGACCGCAAGACCCTGCAGCTCGACGGCAGCGAGACCTTCGACCTGGCCGCCTGCCCGGGGCCGGTCGAGTCGGGCCAGACGATCCCCCTGCGCATCAACCGCACCGACGGCGGCAGCGACGAGGTCGAGGTCATCTGCCGACTCGATACCCATAACGAGATCCGCTATTATCAGGCTGGCGGAATTCTCAACTACGTGCTGCGGCGGATCGTGAAGGAGTGA
- a CDS encoding mechanosensitive ion channel family protein, whose amino-acid sequence MLETIRQIFTETFLGIPLSRFAMAMGMLFVGLLAKKLVGQFFIRVLFPLAGRTRGDYDNRALAALRKPAELLVFIGGLALAFELLRLPTEPVNLAFGGEALVRILVTFSIAWALFNLVDVIDLLLRSWSGKTETDLDDQLAPFIRKALRVFIVAMAVLMVIQNLGYSISGLLASLGIGGLAVALAARDTLANVFGSIMILLDRPFRLGDWIKTGDLEGTVEEVGFRSTKIRTFAKTLISVPNSVIANQAINNYSRMPKRRIKLTVGLTYDTGPERMRQAVEGIRELLRTHPAIDQDFWLVNFTDFGPSSLDIMVYCFTRTTVWGEYLDARQDLCLKIMELLEEMGLEIAFPSRTIYLQHKEGDMEPATAEERGR is encoded by the coding sequence ATGCTCGAAACCATCCGGCAGATCTTCACCGAAACCTTTCTCGGCATCCCCTTAAGCCGCTTCGCCATGGCCATGGGCATGCTGTTCGTCGGCCTGCTGGCCAAGAAACTGGTCGGCCAGTTCTTCATCCGCGTCCTCTTCCCGCTGGCCGGACGCACCCGCGGAGATTACGACAACCGGGCCCTGGCCGCCCTGCGCAAGCCGGCGGAACTGCTCGTCTTCATCGGTGGCCTCGCTCTGGCCTTCGAGCTGCTGCGTCTGCCGACCGAGCCGGTCAACCTCGCCTTCGGCGGCGAGGCGCTGGTCAGGATCCTGGTTACCTTCAGCATCGCCTGGGCGCTGTTCAATCTGGTCGACGTCATCGATCTGCTGCTCAGGAGCTGGTCGGGCAAGACCGAGACCGACCTCGACGACCAGCTCGCCCCCTTCATCCGCAAGGCGCTGCGGGTGTTCATCGTCGCCATGGCGGTGCTGATGGTCATCCAGAACCTCGGCTATTCCATCTCCGGCCTGCTCGCCTCCCTCGGCATCGGCGGCCTCGCCGTCGCCCTGGCCGCCAGGGACACTCTGGCCAACGTCTTCGGCTCGATCATGATCCTGCTCGACCGCCCCTTCCGCCTGGGCGACTGGATCAAAACCGGCGACCTGGAGGGGACGGTGGAGGAGGTCGGCTTCCGCTCGACCAAGATCCGCACCTTCGCCAAGACCCTGATTTCGGTTCCCAACTCGGTGATCGCCAACCAGGCGATCAACAACTACTCGCGCATGCCGAAAAGGCGGATCAAGCTGACCGTCGGCCTGACCTACGACACCGGCCCGGAGCGGATGCGGCAGGCGGTCGAGGGCATCCGCGAGCTGCTGCGCACCCATCCGGCCATCGACCAGGATTTCTGGCTGGTCAACTTCACCGACTTCGGCCCGTCGTCCCTCGACATCATGGTCTACTGCTTCACCAGAACCACCGTCTGGGGCGAATACCTCGACGCCCGCCAGGACCTCTGCTTGAAGATCATGGAACTGCTGGAGGAGATGGGGCTGGAGATCGCCTTCCCCAGCCGCACAATCTACCTGCAGCACAAGGAGGGCGACATGGAGCCGGCGACGGCAGAGGAAAGGGGTCGCTGA